One stretch of Solenopsis invicta isolate M01_SB chromosome 16, UNIL_Sinv_3.0, whole genome shotgun sequence DNA includes these proteins:
- the LOC105197917 gene encoding venom allergen 3 → MARIGKLLCLVILAVFTIVTADDYCNMKSCSEDHSHTMCQYPSSEPASACGSSPRSGLSDDDKKTIVDEHNRLRQYVASGQESRGNPGAQYAAVEMKQMDWDDELAEIAQRWANQCVFQHDKCRNVDRYVVGQNIAITYNSGENNTPMKDFVQMWYDEVKDFDKNGVDSYTFDSNTGHYTQVVWNNSTKIGCGSMNYHDDSDGWNKKTLVCNYGPSGNWQGQKIYEKKSN, encoded by the exons ATGGCAAGAATCGGCAAACTTTTGTGTCTTGTTATACTCGCGGTATTTACTATTGTAACTGCCGACGATTACTGCAACATGAAATCATGTAGCGAGGATCATAGTCATACTATGTGCCAATACCCT TCGTCAGAACCAGCATCAGCATGCGGATCGTCACCTCGTAGTGGCCTTAGTGATGATGATAAAAAAACTATAGTAGATGAACATAATAGACTGAGACAATATGTTGCATCAGGTCAAGAATCCAGAGGAAATCCTGGGGCTCAATATGCGGCGGTTGAGATGAAACAAATG GACTGGGACGACGAACTAGCAGAAATTGCACAAAGATGGGCCAATCAATGCGTTTTCCAACATGACAAGTGCAGAAATGTAG ACAGATATGTAGTTGGTCAAAACATAGCTATAACATACAATTCGGGTGAAAACAACACGCCTATGAAAGATTTTGTCCAAATGTGGTATGATGAAGTCAAAGATTTTGACAAAAATGGAGTTGATAGCTATAC ATTTGATTCAAACACAGGCCACTATACTCAAGTGGTCTGGAATAACTCAACAAAAATCGGTTGTGGTTCAATGAACTATCACGATGACTCAGATGGCTGGAATAAAAAAACCTTAGTTTGCAATTATGGTCCAAGTGGAAATTGGCAAGGTcagaaaatatatgaaaaaaaatctaattaa
- the LOC105199698 gene encoding venom allergen 3, whose amino-acid sequence MAGIYTLLCLAITTITFNNVIAVDYCNLESCSQRGSHTMCRYPSSSPSNACRQWSNNGLTEAEKNTIVKRHNELRQRVASGQESRGNPGPQPPAVSMPALVWDDELATIAQRWANQCNFNHDTCRNVDRFAVGQNIAMTYNSGDNNSPMESFVDMWYDEVDKFDRNKVDYYEFEPSTGHYTQVVWANTKTIGCGRIKYKESNGWNANYLVCNYGPSGNYIGQKIYQRK is encoded by the exons ATGGCGGGAATCTATACTCTTCTGTGTCTTGCCATAACTACGATAACGTTTAATAACGTAATCGCAGTTGATTACTGCAACTTGGAATCATGTTCACAGAGAGGTTCACATACTATGTGTAGATATCCT TCATCATCCCCATCAAATGCATGCAGACAATGGAGTAATAATGGTCTTACTGAGGCTGAGAAAAACACTATAGTGAAAAGACATAACGAACTGAGACAGAGAGTCGCATCGGGTCAGGAAAGCAGAGGAAATCCAGGTCCACAACCTCCGGCAGTTAGCATGCCAGCTTTG GTATGGGATGACGAACTAGCAACAATAGCGCAAAGATGGGCTaatcaatgtaattttaatcaCGATACGTGCAGAAATGTGG ACAGATTTGCAGTTGGTCAAAACATAGCTATGACATACAATTCGGGCGACAACAACTCGCCTATGGAATCTTTTGTCGATATGTGGTATGATGAAGTAGATAAATTTGATAGGAATAAAGTTGATTATTATGA atttGAACCAAGTACAGGCCACTATACTCAAGTGGTTTGGGCTAATACGAAGACAATCGGTTGCGGACGAATTAAGTATAAGGAATCAAATGGCTGGAATGCGAATTACTTAGTTTGCAATTATGGCCCATCCGGAAATTATATAGgtcaaaaaatatatcaaaggaaataa